A stretch of Odocoileus virginianus isolate 20LAN1187 ecotype Illinois chromosome 31, Ovbor_1.2, whole genome shotgun sequence DNA encodes these proteins:
- the NKX3-1 gene encoding homeobox protein Nkx-3.1 codes for MLRTPEPWPGNAGAVGCSPPAVPPTQTKPLTSFLIQDILRDGADRRGGHAGIPQPQPSRQQYPRRDPKPESEGGRGGARAQEDQQSDQPRAGSEEAEKPVETEPDGHLETYLLDCENPPSALQSLPPATKQPQKRSRAAFSHTQVIELERKFSHQKYLSAPERAHLAKNLKLTETQVKIWFQNRRYKTKRKQLTSDLGNLEKHSSLPAIKEEGFPQGSLISVHNTYPYYPYIYCLGGWSPAFW; via the exons ATGCTCCGGACTCCCGAGCCATGGCCGGGGAACGCGGGGgccgtgggctgcagccccccGGCTGTGCCGCCCACCCAGACCAAGCCACTCACCTCCTTCCTCATCCAGGACATCCTTCGGGACGGCGCTGACCGGCGCGGAGGTCACGCGGGCATCCCACAGCCGCAGCCTTCGCGTCAGCAGTACCCGAGGCGAGACCCGAAGCCGGAGTCCGAGGGAGGAAGAGGCGGCGCCAGGGCGCAGGAGGACCAGCAGAGCGACCAGCCCCGCGCCGGGAGCGAGGAGGCCGAGAAGCCGGTGGAGACCGAACCAG ATGGGCACTTAGAGACTTATCTGCTGGACTGTGAAAACCCTCCCAGCGCCTTACAGAGCCTACCCCCAGCCACCAAGCAGCCTCAGAAGCGCTCCCGGGCTGCCTTCTCTCACACTCAGGTCATTGAGTTGGAGAGGAAGTTCAGCCATCAGAAGTACCTGTCAGCCCCTGAAAGGGCTCACCTGGCCAAGAACCTCAAGCTCACAGAGACCCAAGTGAAAATATGGTTCCAGAACAGACGCTATAAGACCAAGCGGAAGCAGCTCACCTCGGACCTGGGCAACCTGGAGAAGCACTCTTCCTTGCCAGCTATTAAAGAGGAGGGCTTCCCACAGGGCTCCCTCATCTCCGTGCACAATACCTACCCTTACTACCCCTACATTTACTGCCTGGGTGGCTGGAGCCCAGCTTTCTGGTAA